From Amyelois transitella isolate CPQ chromosome 9, ilAmyTran1.1, whole genome shotgun sequence:
ATCCCTTTTAGTTTAACATATATCAAAGAATTAGATCCTGATTTCCTTCTAGATGTGTACAAAGAATATAGAAAGCATTTGCCCAAGAAGCCTTTTGTTATAGTAGACTATTTACTGTACTCTCTAGATGGAAATGTCCCAGCTGTGTCTCATTGCTTCAAGTTACTTGAAAAAATCTGTGAGGCGTGTCCAAGTTTGATAGCAGCGTTGTATGAGTTGGCAAAGCTGAAGTTTTTATTTGGTTATTCGATGAAGGCTCTCAAATTAGCGACACAGGTAGGCGAACTAGACAGCACGCATGCTGGAAGCCAAATACTATTGACTCAGATCTATATCCAGCAACAAGCCTACAATAATGCTGCACAGTGCTTAGAAATGTGTTTAAGTTACAACTTTAAAGTAAGGGACAGTGCAATGTACCATTTTCTCAATGGAGTTATTCAGAAGAGTTCCAATCAATATCAGGAAGCACTGGCAAGTTTTACCACCGCCTTACAGATAGCTAATAGCAAGACCCAAGCGAATAATATGAGCCGTCTTTATGACTCAGATTTGAATATCATTGATAAAGCCACATTGTATCtgcaaattattaatatgCAAACATCTTTAGGGCAGTTGTCAGAAGCAGGGAAAACTATGCAGGTAAAAACCTTTCTTCCTCATGAAGCTATTTGAAAATAGAGtgtaaatttcatcaaagctttcatattttcttaaatgcAATAGAAGACACTGATCGACTGACATATCAGCGCACAGACCAAACCtctagtatttaaatatttcaaatttggcATTCACGTTCCTAATGTGGTAAAACAGTAACATAATAGAGAATTTCCCGAAAATACTGCGAGAATGGATATTAACGgagttttttttctatacagAGGAATGTATggaatttaatatattgtttCATATTATACTAatcaacattaattttatacaaaaatttgatgTTTTGCAGGAAGCAATTCAAGAGTTATCTTACACATCAGAAGAAGGCAGGTTACTCATAGCAAGGGCAGACATGGCCATAGACAAAGGAGATGTGGATAATGCCATAGACATCTTGAATGAAATCAAACCTGGCCAACCATACTATTTCCAGGCTCATAGTAAAATGGCCCATATTTACTTGAAAGAGAAAAATGATCGAGCCATGTTCACCTCTTGTTTTAAAGACATAGTGAATAACCATCCTATGGCTGATGCTCATGTTATGATGGGAGACGCCTTTATGTCTATTCATGGTAAGTTTTTTAGGCTACAAAAGATTCTCATAATTCaatgtttaaaatcaattCATGCTCATATCTCAAACTTAATCACTGTAATGATACCAAgctaaaattttttgttaaaggtaataagtactttttactTCGAATAATATGATATTGAAAATGACGAACTAAATTCCCTCTCATGCAATGTTCTTGTGGTTCCCTTATGCGCTGGGGTCGGCTTTTGTGCTTTACCTTAGCATAAGTTTAGGATAAGTTATAATGTCAAGTATGTTTTATATGGTattctatctatttatttttgtaaaaatcacACAAGCGATACtaattgtttttgattttaaacaatttaaagagAGAAACACAGATTATTAGTCCTTTAGTATAAGTATAGACTAATAATGAAATGTTGTTTTAAGAACCTATCCAAGCTGCTGAGTCGTACGAGATAGCTCTTAGGGGGAACCCCAAAGACATCCATCTGATTAAGAAGCTAGGCACAGCTCTCGTTAAGATGCACCAGTTCGATAAAGCCACCCAACACTATGAAGACGCTATCAAGTTGCTGAACGATGACGAACTCAAGTTTGATTATTTAGAACTACTTATCAAGGTATGTTTCAGGATAAATTTGACTTAAATTggtttaagatttttaaattcattaatcATCTAGGCAAACCCTAAACTTTGTTTAGAGATGCCTTCGAAAACACCCAAgcaaataatgttattaataaacaacCTTCAGTAGATATGTGCAATTTAAAGTTTTGACTAAGATTTTgcatattaaacaataaaaacgcGAGagcaactttttttatataagattaCATTGCATAAATCTAAAGATCATACCAGTTAAAATTATCGTTGCTATGTCAATTAGTGCACTTTTACTTTACAACATCGGCTTCATGTTCAAAGTTCCAGACAACTGAATGTAGTAAGGAAATCTCGTCTACATTTGTTGCATGGTACACAGATGAAAAAATAGACTTCTATGTTAGGTAATCATCAACAGCtggtttaaatatttagcCCTTTTCAGCTAAAGCAATATGACAAAGTGGACTCAATAATTACATCAGACATAAACCAACTGTACAACAGAGATAAGGACGTAGCCACACTGAAGCGCCGCGTTCGCTACCTCACCACCCAAGCCAAATGTCGCCAACTCGCAAATCCAAATGCTGGCAACACTCATCTAATCCTCGCCGAAGCGAAAGAGTTACAAAATCACGttgtaaaaagaatagaaatagATTCGAGAGGAGATCTTCAAGAGGAGAGACGTATTCTGTCGGAAATACTTTGTTCGTTGGCGAAAGTGAAGTCGACTAAGGAACCAGCAGTCGCGGCGAATTTGTACTCCGAAGCGTTGATTAATTTGCCAAGGGAACCTAATACGCTGTTAGCCTTGGCCAAGTTATTTGCTGAtgtaagttgtttttttttttattttgtagggGTTAATAGCTGTTTCTTTatcttcaaatttaatttaggtCCATTGTAAAATCCTTAAcaatggatattttttttaacaaatgaacaaaatttttaaaattctttccATTAATGAAAACAGTAAATTTGACGTTTCCTGTAAGATTCCTAAACCAAACTCAGTAcaaaattttttcataatattacgAATGTTTGCAATGTTGTCCCTTAATTTGTGTGGTGTTAGCTTTCTTGTTCAAAACCTTTGTCTTGAAACTTTTGTTGACAGTTTCTCATTGGTTCATTCTGTACTTAGATTTATACGAAGAGAAAATTCATGATGATGTTTCAGATGAACCACCCAGAGAAATGCGAGCAGACCTGTTCTGTGTTGCTGAGCACCGACCCCAACAACGAGGCGGCCGCTGTCATGATGGCGGACCTTGCGTTCCGGAAGGTgggcataaaaaatattttcatgtttaCCAACATTGACAAGAccatatgttttatattagcTCTCTTTCTATTTCTGAAATCAAGCAAATAGACAGAGAAGATGAGACATATTATTATGCCTTGTCGACGTTCTTGAATAATCTTGCTTCTCATTACTGACCGAGGCCGTAGTTAAACCTGAGTCTTCTCATTGGAAGATGCAAACTGAACACTAACGCCAGTGTTGTAATTTCTTGGGTAATAACAGAGAGAGGACTCTAAGAGTTACGGTCGATGGCGAAGCCAGACTGCGCGAATCCTTTGTGGGACAGAGAACACATAGTGACTAAGTAATTTCAGTCAGTTACTCACcaaaaattattcaagaaTGGAACTAGTGCAAAGCGCAGCTTACTGCAGGGAAAAGTTGTAGGTACTTAACGCATAGCGCGGCAGATCCCCGTTGAGATGGACAGAACAAATAAAGGCGCAACGAACTCTCCTGGTGACAAGTGCGCTATAAAGGCTGCGACCCGGCAAGAATAGCGTCGTATTACAGAACTCTTCAATCAACCTGTCTATGATTGAAAATAATGTGAGTGAAACGTCTTAAGAAGAAGTAATCTTTACAGGTGGACTTCGAAACAGCCCAGCGTCACCTGAATCAGATCCTATCAGTGAAGCCGCTGAGTTGGGAGGCGCTCGCGCAGCTGATCGAAGTGCAGTGGCGGCGCGGCAAACTGGCCGAGGCCGAACCAGCTTTAGATGCAGCCAAGCTTGCGCTGGAAGACGCTGATGACCCAGGTAATTTGGTGTTTGATAGCTCAACCATCATCCTCGCCGCAAAATATCCATTGCAGGACTCAGGCGTCCCTTAAAAATTACCACCTTAATTGTAAGAAGCAGGCTGCATCTAGTGTCCAGCCGCAACCTTAATTAGGACGTCAGCCAATAGTGGATGGTTTCCCAACATTACGCTTATGTGGCCTACCTTAAaggaaaagagttatgaatgtgaattcTCGATAAAAGGATTCTTACACAGATTTGTCTCATTTTGCatacctaataaaattttaaattttccaatCTTCTTCCTCCCAGGGTACTTCTATTGCTCGGGCGTGTACTCCTGTTACCTAGGTCGCGCCAACGCGGCATTGAGACAGCTGAATGTAGCGCGTCGTGGCGCCGCGTGGAGTCAGCGCGCCGCCACTAGGATGGTGTTGTTGTGTTTGGCTCACCAAGCACCAGATGCTCCACACGCCTTGGCTGACACCTTCGCCGCTTCTGGAGACGACTCGTGAGTTTATAAATGGTCTAACTTTCATACAATATGTCAATGGTGCTAAATTCAGGGTTTGTGCTGAAGAAGAAGAGTCTTTGCGACACTCGATTTACTTAGCCTTGATTCGATGGCAAGCTAGCGATGAGTGATCGGCATTCCCGGAGCTGGAAGAAAAATGGAGGAATAAAAATGGTTTGACATAGGACATACCTACTTCCGAGGAAAGATCGCATGAAAACATCAAATGTCGCTACATCAACTGAATTCATTCGTTACTTATCTGCGTGACTTGAAGTCAAACATGGTATACGTAAACATAGTCcccatttttttgtaacagtacacttttacattataataattcatcTACAGGGATACAAGAACGCTTGCGCTGCGTACAGCGGAGAAACTACTAGTGGAAGTGGCGCCAAGTGAGCGTAAATCGCTTCAAGCGCTTCTTCAGCTCGCGACGAAACAGAAACAGCAAGCGGAGAAAGTGCTGCAGGATTTGTTGCCTCTTGTCACGGACGACGTGTACCAGGACGACCCATACTTGATACTGGCTATTGCGAACGCGtgagtataatataattttatggtgGATTTTAAACTTGGAGTATTTTTAATCGTGTGGCTTTACAACTGCCATATCGCAATGACAGCCGGGACCAACAGCAACAGCACGGAGTAGTTCGAAATAATTCGTGTGTGTGCAATGTGCAACTTGGaacgttttattatatcatttttttttgcctaaGCAGAGGTTACGGATTTGATATCATCATTCTCCTGTGGTTTTGTTCAAGTTGCACTctttttttaagaagattCTCGGTTCCGTCTAAAACCACGATACCTTACCTGGACCATGGTGACTCTTCTAGGTGCCTGAATGTAATGCCTGGTATTCTCACGATGCCACATGGTTAAAGTATCATAAGTTAAAAAGTCGAGGTTTTTCAAAATCAAGTTAGGTATGTGTTGTATTTCCAAACGTTTACTTTTGTTTCagttacaatataataaaacaacctACAAGAGCCAAGAACATACTGAAAAGAACCATATCTGCGATCGCTTGGACACCAGAGAAAGCGGATGGTTTAGAGAGGTATAAACATTATTTCGGAAGAGCATGCAAAATTGCCAAACTATGTTTTAGTGAGATAAGCGGATCTCTAGTTTTGAAgctatttacttttaaatgaaattaaaaacacacaAACGTTATCCTCTTAGCGTTAAGCCCGGTTACATCCTGGACAGGGGACGGCCTT
This genomic window contains:
- the LOC106142861 gene encoding tetratricopeptide repeat protein 21B-like → MDIIWYRCNVHYYLREKCFGKARKIVKEALQLKSDTTEFLFYNGVASILEGQVQDGINDLNPLQSDRDLQLAVVMALIYGHKLANVLEKDVLYTLESKLKEEKKHGNTMSYYYAGLFLSLAERYEKASEYITKSLKKDSNNLATMILKGWNDMYMTVGDMQASTLDYLELALTRSDRNVEALLGLAKFKYFAKDFEASNLTLDRLIVNSPGQVVPLIEKLKNEFALQKWEAVYDTMDRILPLEPDNVEVYKIKIYLALCKNADYIEAADQLNRFFGVLEIEEANNGYQFYNTTQIFSKICGRSSAVLSQVYRFAQYASEMYPNNVDYLSEVGYQCILQGKYKDAVNFFKAASKIDSNSITALCGLTLCQMFEHGPTEQITQQVELLFEMQGMTKLPVLYLLSAQLNVKNSVKASSFLTTAYETKFLYANQIPFSLTYIKELDPDFLLDVYKEYRKHLPKKPFVIVDYLLYSLDGNVPAVSHCFKLLEKICEACPSLIAALYELAKLKFLFGYSMKALKLATQVGELDSTHAGSQILLTQIYIQQQAYNNAAQCLEMCLSYNFKVRDSAMYHFLNGVIQKSSNQYQEALASFTTALQIANSKTQANNMSRLYDSDLNIIDKATLYLQIINMQTSLGQLSEAGKTMQEAIQELSYTSEEGRLLIARADMAIDKGDVDNAIDILNEIKPGQPYYFQAHSKMAHIYLKEKNDRAMFTSCFKDIVNNHPMADAHVMMGDAFMSIHEPIQAAESYEIALRGNPKDIHLIKKLGTALVKMHQFDKATQHYEDAIKLLNDDELKFDYLELLIKLKQYDKVDSIITSDINQLYNRDKDVATLKRRVRYLTTQAKCRQLANPNAGNTHLILAEAKELQNHVVKRIEIDSRGDLQEERRILSEILCSLAKVKSTKEPAVAANLYSEALINLPREPNTLLALAKLFADMNHPEKCEQTCSVLLSTDPNNEAAAVMMADLAFRKVDFETAQRHLNQILSVKPLSWEALAQLIEVQWRRGKLAEAEPALDAAKLALEDADDPGYFYCSGVYSCYLGRANAALRQLNVARRGAAWSQRAATRMVLLCLAHQAPDAPHALADTFAASGDDSDTRTLALRTAEKLLVEVAPSERKSLQALLQLATKQKQQAEKVLQDLLPLVTDDVYQDDPYLILAIANAYNIIKQPTRAKNILKRTISAIAWTPEKADGLERCWLEVADNQVSSGRSEAAKELLTKILNHNNSCATAYQYLGFLAEKEQNYKSAAHNYDNAWTHGGKSDLAVGYKLAHAYLKLKKYPECIVVCRHILKAHPDYPKIKKEILDKAKSNLRT